From Candidatus Pedobacter colombiensis, one genomic window encodes:
- a CDS encoding alpha/beta hydrolase family protein — protein MKKTLFLSLVALLFVQLSYAAKVDTAVTYSAAMKKNIKAVVITPDSYNQAESMPVVYLLHGAGDSYSGWIKKVPALQKYADDFQTIIVCPDGNVTSWYFDSPVDPEWKYETYVATELVNWVDKNYKTIKDRKGRAITGLSMGGHGALYLSFKHQDVFGAAGSMSGGVDITPFPLNWNIAKRLGDYDKNAQRWKDNTIVNMTWMLVPNRLALIIDCGKDDFFYNVNMKLHETLQYSNIPHDFIIRPGAHTWDYWTNAVKYQLMYFNGFFNKKG, from the coding sequence TAGCATTACTGTTTGTACAGTTATCCTATGCTGCTAAGGTTGATACAGCAGTAACTTATAGTGCTGCAATGAAGAAAAATATTAAAGCAGTGGTAATTACACCGGATAGCTATAATCAGGCAGAAAGTATGCCTGTGGTTTATCTGCTTCATGGTGCAGGCGATTCATATTCGGGATGGATAAAAAAAGTGCCTGCACTTCAAAAATATGCGGATGATTTTCAAACCATCATTGTTTGCCCAGATGGAAATGTAACCAGTTGGTATTTTGACAGTCCTGTTGATCCGGAATGGAAATATGAGACTTATGTAGCTACAGAGTTGGTTAACTGGGTAGATAAAAATTACAAAACCATAAAAGACCGAAAAGGAAGAGCAATTACAGGGCTTAGCATGGGTGGACACGGAGCTTTGTATCTTTCTTTTAAACATCAGGATGTATTTGGTGCCGCCGGAAGTATGAGTGGTGGAGTAGATATTACACCTTTTCCATTAAACTGGAACATTGCTAAAAGATTGGGAGATTACGATAAAAATGCGCAGCGCTGGAAAGACAATACCATTGTAAATATGACCTGGATGCTTGTTCCTAATCGACTTGCCTTAATTATTGACTGTGGTAAAGATGATTTCTTTTATAACGTAAATATGAAGCTGCATGAAACTTTGCAGTATAGCAATATTCCGCATGATTTTATCATCAGGCCAGGTGCACATACCTGGGATTACTGGACAAATGCCGTTAAATATCAGTTGATGTATTTTAATGGATTTTTTAATAAGAAAGGATAA
- the ettA gene encoding energy-dependent translational throttle protein EttA: MSDEKIIFSMAGVNKIYPPQKQVLKNIYLSFFYGAKIGVIGLNGSGKSSLLKIIAGLDKSFQGEVVFSPGYTVGYLAQEPELDENKTVKEVVEEGVSEITAILKEYEEVNEAFGLEENYSDPDKMDKLMARQGELQDKIDAVNAWELDSKLERAMDALRCPDPDTKISVLSGGERRRVAMCRLLLQEPDVLLLDEPTNHLDAESIDWLEQFLKNYKGTVIAVTHDRYFLDNVAGWILELDRGEGIPWKGNYSSWLDQKAKRLAQEEKTESKRQKTLERELEWVRMAPKARHAKSKARLSNYEKLASEDSKEREDKLELFIPAGPRLGNVVIEANNVTKAYGDKILFENLSFSLPPAGIVGIIGPNGAGKTTLFRLITEQVTPDSGTFRVGETVALGYVDQMHNDLDPEKTVYENITDGLDNIQLGNKAVNGRAYVSKFNFNGGDQQKKVGILSGGERNRVHLAITLKKGANVLLLDEPTNDIDVNTLRALEEGLENFGGCAVVISHDRWFLDRICTHILAFEGESQVYFFEGNYSDYEENRKKRLGDVTPHRIKYKKLV; this comes from the coding sequence ATGTCAGACGAAAAAATAATCTTTTCAATGGCGGGGGTAAATAAGATTTACCCGCCCCAGAAACAAGTTTTAAAAAATATTTACCTGTCCTTTTTTTACGGCGCTAAAATTGGAGTTATTGGTTTAAACGGTTCCGGTAAATCTTCTCTTTTAAAGATTATCGCCGGCCTCGATAAATCCTTTCAGGGTGAGGTTGTTTTTTCTCCGGGATATACAGTTGGTTATCTTGCCCAGGAACCTGAACTGGATGAGAACAAAACTGTAAAAGAAGTCGTTGAAGAAGGTGTTTCCGAAATCACAGCTATACTGAAAGAATACGAAGAAGTTAATGAAGCATTCGGTTTAGAAGAGAATTATTCTGATCCAGATAAAATGGATAAATTGATGGCCCGCCAAGGTGAGCTGCAAGATAAAATCGATGCCGTGAACGCCTGGGAATTGGATTCCAAATTGGAACGTGCCATGGATGCTTTACGCTGCCCTGATCCTGACACAAAGATTAGTGTATTATCCGGAGGAGAACGCAGACGTGTGGCTATGTGTCGTTTATTACTGCAAGAGCCAGATGTATTGTTACTTGATGAGCCTACCAACCACTTGGATGCTGAAAGTATCGATTGGCTGGAGCAATTTTTAAAGAATTATAAAGGAACCGTTATTGCAGTAACCCACGATAGATATTTCCTGGATAATGTAGCCGGATGGATTCTTGAACTAGACCGCGGTGAGGGTATTCCATGGAAAGGAAATTATTCATCCTGGTTAGACCAGAAAGCAAAGCGCCTGGCACAGGAAGAAAAAACAGAGAGCAAACGTCAGAAAACATTAGAGCGCGAGCTGGAATGGGTACGTATGGCGCCAAAAGCCAGACACGCAAAATCTAAAGCCCGTCTATCAAATTATGAAAAACTGGCTTCTGAAGACTCGAAAGAAAGAGAAGACAAACTAGAATTGTTCATTCCAGCAGGTCCAAGATTGGGTAATGTGGTTATTGAAGCCAACAATGTAACAAAAGCATATGGCGACAAAATATTGTTCGAAAACCTAAGCTTCTCTTTACCTCCTGCGGGTATTGTGGGTATTATTGGCCCGAACGGGGCAGGTAAAACCACGCTTTTCAGATTAATCACCGAGCAGGTAACCCCTGATAGCGGAACTTTCCGTGTTGGAGAAACTGTAGCATTGGGTTATGTAGACCAGATGCACAATGACTTAGATCCAGAGAAAACGGTTTATGAAAACATTACTGATGGACTGGATAACATTCAACTGGGCAATAAAGCAGTAAATGGAAGGGCCTATGTTTCCAAATTCAACTTCAATGGCGGCGACCAGCAAAAAAAGGTTGGCATACTGTCAGGAGGAGAACGCAATAGGGTACATCTTGCCATCACTTTAAAAAAAGGTGCAAACGTATTGCTACTGGATGAACCTACCAACGATATCGATGTGAATACGCTAAGGGCATTAGAAGAGGGCCTGGAAAACTTTGGTGGCTGTGCAGTAGTGATTAGTCACGATAGGTGGTTCTTAGATCGTATCTGTACGCACATCCTTGCTTTTGAAGGCGAATCTCAGGTTTACTTCTTTGAAGGAAACTATAGCGATTACGAAGAAAATCGCAAAAAACGCCTGGGTGATGTAACTCCACACCGTATTAAATACAAAAAGCTGGTTTAA
- a CDS encoding ATP-dependent Clp protease ATP-binding subunit has product MEAKFSPQVKDVISFSREEALRLGHDYIGAEHLLLGLIREGDGMAIKILKSLGVDTSKLRRSIEDSVRGTSSVTVNLGNIPLTKQAEKVLKITYLEAKIFKSDLIGTEHLLLSILRDDDNIASQILLQFNINYEIFKQEVEVNKNGFRDETQNSASTGGDEDYREEEAFSSPKKVSDIKSKTPVLDNFGRDLTKAAEEGRLDPIVGREKEIERVSQILSRRKKNNPILIGEPGVGKSAIAEGLALRIVQRKVSRVLFNKRVVTLDLASLVAGTKYRGQFEERMKAVMNELEKSTDVILFIDEIHTIVGAGGASGSLDASNMFKPALARGEIQCIGATTLDEYRQYIEKDGALDRRFQKVMIEPASPDETIEILNRIKEKYEDHHGVTYTDEAIHACVALTSRYITDRFLPDKAIDALDEAGSRVHLTNIHVPDNIITIETKIEEIKVEKNKVVKSQKYEEAAKLRDTEKNLLEELDRAKAEWEAETKTKRYTVTEDNVAEVVSMMTGIPLQRVGQTDSAKLLNMYETVATKIIGQDDAIKKLTKAIQRTRAGLKDPKKPIGSFIFLGPTGVGKTELAKELARFMFDSDDALIQIDMSEYMEKFAVSRLVGAPPGYVGYEEGGQLTEKVRRKPYAVILLDEIEKAHPDVFNILLQVLDEGQLTDSLGRKVDFRNTIIIMTSNIGARQLKDFGQGVGFSTSAKTSQADAHSRGVIENALKRAFAPEFLNRVDDVVVFNSLGKEEIFKIIDIELKSLFGRVHNLGYEVKLTERAKEFIADKGFDSNFGARPLKRAIQKYLEDPIAEEILKGEVHEGDTLEIDYDKENDKIVVENKSPGKKKKKEEGSIE; this is encoded by the coding sequence ATGGAAGCTAAATTTTCACCACAAGTCAAAGACGTGATCTCCTTTAGCAGGGAAGAAGCCCTGAGATTAGGTCACGATTACATAGGGGCGGAACATCTGTTGTTAGGCCTTATTCGCGAGGGCGATGGTATGGCCATTAAGATATTAAAATCACTGGGTGTTGATACTTCAAAACTTCGTCGTTCAATAGAAGATTCAGTTAGAGGCACGTCCAGTGTCACGGTTAACCTTGGAAATATTCCTTTAACCAAGCAAGCAGAAAAGGTATTAAAGATCACTTATCTGGAAGCAAAGATCTTTAAAAGTGATTTGATAGGTACGGAGCATTTATTGCTTTCTATCCTGCGCGATGATGATAACATTGCTTCACAGATTTTACTTCAGTTTAATATCAATTATGAGATATTTAAACAGGAGGTTGAAGTGAATAAAAACGGATTTAGAGACGAAACGCAAAATAGCGCCTCAACGGGTGGTGATGAAGATTATCGCGAAGAAGAAGCGTTTAGCAGCCCTAAAAAAGTTTCGGATATTAAATCTAAAACTCCGGTTCTGGATAATTTTGGAAGGGATTTAACTAAAGCTGCTGAAGAAGGTCGCTTAGACCCTATTGTTGGTCGTGAGAAAGAGATTGAGCGTGTTTCTCAGATTTTATCACGCCGTAAAAAAAATAACCCCATCCTGATTGGTGAGCCGGGTGTTGGTAAATCTGCTATTGCAGAAGGATTGGCATTGCGTATTGTTCAGCGTAAGGTTTCGAGGGTATTGTTCAACAAACGTGTAGTAACTTTAGATCTGGCTTCATTAGTTGCAGGTACTAAATACCGTGGACAGTTTGAAGAACGCATGAAAGCTGTGATGAATGAGCTTGAAAAATCTACTGATGTGATCTTGTTCATTGATGAGATTCATACCATTGTAGGTGCGGGCGGCGCTTCCGGTTCCCTTGATGCATCGAATATGTTTAAACCTGCTTTGGCAAGGGGTGAGATTCAATGTATCGGAGCAACAACATTGGATGAGTATCGTCAGTACATCGAAAAAGATGGAGCATTAGATCGTCGTTTCCAAAAGGTAATGATTGAGCCAGCTTCACCTGATGAAACCATTGAGATCTTGAACCGTATCAAAGAGAAATATGAAGATCACCACGGGGTGACTTATACAGACGAAGCTATCCATGCTTGTGTGGCTTTAACTTCGAGGTATATTACGGATAGGTTCTTGCCAGATAAAGCGATTGATGCTTTGGATGAGGCAGGATCAAGGGTGCACTTGACAAATATTCATGTTCCTGATAATATCATTACAATTGAAACCAAGATTGAGGAGATTAAGGTAGAGAAAAATAAGGTTGTAAAAAGCCAGAAATATGAAGAAGCTGCAAAATTAAGGGATACTGAAAAGAACCTTTTAGAAGAACTTGATCGTGCAAAGGCTGAATGGGAAGCTGAAACTAAAACAAAACGTTATACTGTTACCGAAGATAATGTTGCTGAGGTAGTTTCGATGATGACTGGTATTCCTTTGCAACGTGTTGGACAAACAGACAGTGCAAAACTGTTGAATATGTACGAAACGGTAGCTACCAAAATTATTGGACAGGACGATGCGATTAAGAAATTAACTAAAGCTATTCAGCGTACCAGGGCAGGATTAAAAGATCCTAAAAAGCCAATTGGTTCATTTATTTTCCTTGGCCCAACAGGCGTAGGTAAAACAGAATTGGCAAAAGAGCTTGCTCGTTTTATGTTCGACAGCGATGATGCGCTGATCCAGATCGATATGAGTGAGTATATGGAGAAATTTGCGGTATCACGTTTAGTGGGAGCGCCTCCGGGATATGTAGGATATGAAGAAGGTGGACAGCTGACTGAAAAGGTTCGTAGAAAACCTTATGCTGTAATCTTGTTGGATGAGATCGAGAAAGCGCACCCTGATGTATTCAATATCTTGCTGCAAGTATTGGACGAAGGACAGCTTACCGATAGCTTAGGTCGTAAGGTAGATTTTAGAAATACCATCATCATCATGACCTCTAACATTGGTGCACGCCAGTTAAAAGATTTTGGACAAGGGGTAGGTTTCTCTACTTCTGCTAAAACAAGTCAGGCTGATGCACATTCAAGAGGTGTGATAGAGAACGCTTTGAAACGCGCTTTTGCACCGGAGTTCTTGAATCGTGTGGACGATGTAGTGGTATTCAACTCATTAGGTAAAGAAGAGATCTTTAAGATTATTGATATTGAATTGAAATCGTTATTTGGTCGTGTACATAACTTAGGTTATGAGGTTAAGCTTACTGAGAGAGCTAAAGAATTTATTGCCGATAAAGGCTTTGATTCAAATTTCGGCGCAAGACCGCTTAAACGTGCGATTCAGAAATATCTGGAGGATCCGATTGCAGAAGAGATCCTTAAAGGCGAGGTCCATGAAGGAGATACTTTGGAAATCGACTACGATAAAGAAAATGATAAGATTGTGGTAGAAAATAAAAGTCCAGGTAAGAAGAAGAAAAAAGAAGAAGGTAGTATAGAGTAG
- a CDS encoding SUMF1/EgtB/PvdO family nonheme iron enzyme, giving the protein MKWKLPLALALIISVFQVSAQEKQEGYIQQINGTKLSFEMKAIPGGEFLMGSKKGKADELPVHMVKLDPFWMGAFEVTWDIYEPFLYKDYETTQSIGAVPANVDAITRPTKPYLDMTFGMGKESHPALAMTHYNAIQFCKWLYVRTGVFYRLPTEAEWEYASRAGNTTEYFFGDDATKLNEYAWYKANSEGKTHPVGQKKPNQWGLYDMYGNVAEWIYDQYNAGYYATVNGDKGNNPVSVPDKLYANVIRGGSYDDEAKELRAAARSASDPVWKQLDPQIPKSNWWFPEAPFIGMRLVRPLKTPSKADIDAYYNKAPIADY; this is encoded by the coding sequence ATGAAATGGAAATTACCATTGGCGCTAGCCCTAATAATAAGTGTTTTTCAGGTGTCTGCTCAGGAAAAACAAGAAGGCTACATACAACAAATCAACGGCACAAAATTGAGCTTTGAAATGAAAGCTATTCCTGGGGGAGAGTTTTTAATGGGAAGTAAGAAAGGTAAAGCTGATGAGCTGCCCGTGCATATGGTTAAACTGGACCCTTTTTGGATGGGTGCATTCGAAGTTACCTGGGATATTTATGAGCCTTTTTTATATAAGGATTATGAAACTACGCAGAGTATTGGTGCGGTGCCAGCCAATGTTGATGCCATTACCAGGCCAACAAAACCATATCTGGATATGACTTTTGGTATGGGTAAGGAGAGCCATCCTGCTCTTGCGATGACCCATTACAATGCGATTCAGTTTTGCAAATGGTTATATGTCAGGACAGGGGTATTTTATCGCTTGCCAACGGAAGCCGAATGGGAATATGCAAGTCGTGCCGGAAATACAACTGAGTATTTCTTTGGCGATGATGCAACTAAACTGAATGAGTATGCCTGGTACAAAGCGAATAGCGAAGGTAAAACGCATCCTGTAGGACAGAAGAAACCTAATCAGTGGGGCTTGTATGATATGTATGGCAATGTTGCCGAATGGATCTACGATCAATATAATGCTGGTTATTATGCCACTGTGAATGGTGATAAGGGCAATAATCCTGTTTCAGTTCCTGATAAATTATATGCAAATGTAATTCGTGGAGGGTCGTATGACGACGAAGCAAAAGAATTGCGTGCTGCGGCTAGATCGGCTTCAGATCCGGTATGGAAACAATTGGATCCTCAGATTCCTAAAAGTAATTGGTGGTTCCCTGAAGCTCCATTTATTGGTATGAGATTGGTAAGGCCCTTAAAAACACCTTCAAAAGCAGATATTGACGCCTATTACAATAAGGCACCTATTGCGGATTATTAA
- a CDS encoding Gfo/Idh/MocA family oxidoreductase yields MNNEELRDKRREFLKASALVAGGIMLNQFAFAGGHSSTDDTIKIALIGCGDRGTGAAFQALSTKENLKLVAMADAFEDRLNSSYQKLAERFKEKVDVPQDRRFVGFDGYAKAIALADVVLLVTPPGFRPMHFEEAVKQGKHVFMEKPVAVDAPGIRKVLAAAELAKQKKLNVVVGLQRRYQTNYRETLKRIQDGAIGDVVGGQVYWNSGGVWVKKRQPNQTEMEYQMRNWYYFNWLCGDHIVEQHVHNIDIANWVKNAYPISVQGTGSRAWRSGKDYGEIYDNHSVELTYADGAVIHSQCRHFEGTANRVDETFQGTKGRTYLSASHNGILWDSKGKQIFNHPTKGNANPYQTEHDELFEAVSKGQFKFQDAERAAKSCFTAIIGRYATYSGQVIKWDDALKADNSLFPDQLSWDANPKLMPDVNGLYTIPTPGKTKVI; encoded by the coding sequence ATGAACAACGAAGAACTACGCGATAAACGCCGCGAATTTTTGAAAGCTTCTGCATTGGTTGCAGGAGGAATCATGTTAAACCAGTTTGCTTTTGCAGGTGGACATTCATCAACGGATGATACGATTAAAATAGCTTTAATTGGCTGCGGAGATAGGGGGACAGGTGCCGCTTTTCAAGCTTTAAGTACCAAGGAAAATTTAAAATTGGTAGCTATGGCTGATGCCTTTGAAGATAGACTAAACAGCAGTTATCAGAAGCTTGCTGAAAGGTTTAAAGAAAAGGTTGATGTACCTCAGGATCGTAGATTTGTAGGGTTTGATGGTTACGCTAAGGCAATTGCGCTTGCAGATGTGGTATTATTGGTAACGCCTCCGGGATTTAGACCAATGCATTTTGAAGAGGCGGTAAAACAGGGGAAACACGTGTTCATGGAAAAGCCGGTAGCTGTTGATGCGCCTGGAATCCGTAAAGTATTAGCTGCTGCTGAATTGGCAAAACAGAAGAAATTAAATGTTGTAGTTGGTTTACAACGTAGGTACCAAACTAATTATAGGGAAACGCTAAAACGTATTCAGGATGGTGCTATAGGAGATGTTGTTGGTGGACAGGTATATTGGAACAGTGGTGGAGTTTGGGTAAAAAAAAGACAGCCAAATCAAACAGAAATGGAATACCAAATGCGCAACTGGTACTATTTTAACTGGCTCTGTGGCGATCATATTGTTGAGCAACATGTACATAATATAGATATTGCCAATTGGGTTAAAAATGCTTATCCGATTTCCGTACAGGGAACAGGAAGTCGCGCCTGGAGATCAGGTAAAGATTATGGTGAAATTTATGATAACCATTCGGTAGAGCTTACTTATGCTGACGGAGCTGTGATTCATAGTCAATGCCGTCATTTTGAGGGTACAGCAAATCGTGTGGATGAAACTTTCCAGGGGACAAAAGGGCGTACTTATTTATCGGCGAGTCATAACGGTATACTATGGGATAGTAAAGGAAAGCAGATATTTAACCACCCTACAAAAGGTAATGCTAATCCTTATCAAACTGAGCATGATGAATTGTTTGAAGCTGTGAGCAAGGGACAGTTTAAATTTCAGGATGCCGAGCGTGCCGCGAAGAGCTGCTTTACAGCAATAATTGGTAGGTATGCTACTTATTCGGGACAGGTCATTAAATGGGACGATGCTTTAAAGGCAGATAATAGTTTATTTCCTGATCAGTTGAGTTGGGATGCCAATCCAAAACTGATGCCTGATGTTAATGGCCTCTACACAATACCTACTCCAGGTAAAACAAAGGTGATTTAA
- a CDS encoding FAD:protein FMN transferase, with protein MFKYILLLFPLLISFFFKGKDQREFIIHGYAQGTDYSIKYFARDSVITKQSVDSILSVIDSSMSLYKPYSLISKFNDSSEGLDLDPHFVVVMQKSFEVYKATSGKFDVTVAPLVQAWGFGPKPIAKFPDSAEVKQLLKCVGMNNLSLKGNHLSKRKSCIKIDLNGIGQGYSVDVVADYLEYKGIKAFVVEIGGELRIKGPKPDGTAMRIGIEGPAVSANSEPVIRHVIRANNGAITTAGNYRKYLQKGGRKVAHLIDPKTGYPLDNALISVTIYAKDGLTADGYDSPIMAMGLKEALDFASKKGMEAYIIYHKSDGSVADTLTRGFRKMIVE; from the coding sequence GTGTTTAAATATATCTTGTTATTATTCCCCCTGCTGATCTCTTTCTTTTTTAAAGGAAAAGATCAGCGGGAATTTATCATTCATGGTTATGCTCAGGGGACAGATTATTCTATTAAATATTTTGCCCGGGATAGCGTGATCACCAAGCAGTCAGTTGATAGTATCCTAAGTGTAATAGATTCTTCTATGTCACTATATAAACCTTACTCGTTAATCAGTAAATTCAATGACTCAAGTGAGGGTCTTGACCTGGATCCACACTTTGTTGTGGTAATGCAGAAATCTTTTGAAGTTTACAAAGCAACTAGTGGTAAGTTTGATGTTACCGTAGCCCCATTAGTGCAGGCTTGGGGTTTTGGGCCTAAACCGATAGCAAAGTTTCCAGATAGTGCCGAAGTTAAACAGCTATTGAAATGTGTTGGCATGAACAATCTTAGTTTAAAAGGTAATCATCTTTCAAAGCGGAAGTCATGCATAAAGATTGATTTGAATGGAATAGGGCAGGGGTATAGTGTGGATGTGGTTGCTGATTATTTAGAATATAAAGGTATAAAAGCTTTTGTAGTTGAAATTGGAGGTGAACTAAGGATAAAGGGGCCTAAACCGGATGGTACTGCAATGCGCATTGGTATTGAAGGCCCGGCAGTATCGGCAAACTCAGAACCCGTAATCAGGCATGTCATTAGAGCGAATAATGGAGCGATAACAACTGCAGGTAATTATAGAAAGTACCTACAAAAAGGGGGCAGAAAAGTAGCACACCTTATTGATCCTAAAACAGGTTATCCTTTGGATAATGCTTTAATCAGTGTAACCATTTATGCCAAAGATGGGCTCACTGCTGACGGATATGATAGTCCCATAATGGCGATGGGGCTCAAGGAAGCGTTGGATTTTGCCTCAAAAAAAGGTATGGAAGCCTATATCATTTATCACAAAAGTGATGGGAGTGTGGCTGATACACTGACCAGAGGCTTTAGAAAAATGATTGTAGAATAA
- a CDS encoding PA0069 family radical SAM protein, whose amino-acid sequence MNLDSEIPDNYMKGRGAQFNPHNRFAKNDYVKEHDEGIDDWEEENHKTTFILGKSKSIVNKVDSPDVGMAYSLNPYQGCEHGCTYCYARNAHEYWGFSAGLDFERKIIVKTDAPALFKKFLERKAWDASVISLSGNTDCYQPAERKFGITRQLLEIALEYKQPIGMITKNALILRDIDLLTELAKQNLCMVYVSINSLNEKLRQKMEPRTTTAKQRLKIVEQLSNAGIPMGVMVAPLVPGLSDHEIPVILKTIANCGAIAAGYTVVRLNGAIGGIFEDWLHKNYPDRFEKVWHMIQSCHGGHVNDSRFGDRMRGDGNIAKLIKDNFKLHCRLNHLNEQKIKLDSSLFKVPKVQLTMF is encoded by the coding sequence ATGAATTTAGACAGCGAAATACCGGATAACTATATGAAAGGGCGGGGTGCACAGTTTAATCCGCACAACCGCTTTGCTAAAAACGACTATGTAAAAGAGCATGATGAGGGGATTGACGATTGGGAGGAGGAAAATCATAAGACTACTTTTATCCTTGGAAAATCTAAATCTATTGTTAACAAAGTAGATAGTCCAGACGTAGGCATGGCCTATTCTTTAAACCCTTATCAGGGTTGTGAACATGGCTGTACTTATTGTTATGCACGTAATGCGCACGAGTATTGGGGTTTTAGTGCCGGGCTCGATTTTGAGCGTAAGATCATTGTAAAAACGGATGCCCCCGCACTATTTAAAAAATTCCTTGAGCGTAAAGCGTGGGACGCCTCCGTGATTTCCTTATCCGGCAACACCGACTGTTACCAACCTGCAGAACGAAAATTCGGGATCACTAGGCAATTGCTGGAAATCGCATTGGAATACAAACAGCCCATCGGTATGATCACCAAAAACGCATTGATATTAAGAGATATTGACCTGCTTACTGAGCTGGCGAAGCAGAACCTTTGCATGGTATATGTTTCCATCAACAGCCTGAATGAAAAGTTACGTCAGAAAATGGAACCTCGTACCACTACTGCAAAACAGCGTTTAAAGATTGTTGAGCAGTTGAGTAATGCAGGTATCCCTATGGGCGTAATGGTGGCACCATTGGTACCGGGCTTAAGTGATCACGAAATTCCTGTTATTTTAAAAACCATTGCCAATTGCGGGGCCATAGCAGCTGGTTATACTGTGGTGAGGCTAAATGGTGCTATAGGTGGAATATTTGAAGACTGGCTCCATAAAAACTATCCTGACCGCTTTGAAAAAGTATGGCATATGATACAATCCTGCCATGGTGGTCATGTGAACGACAGCAGATTTGGCGACAGAATGAGAGGTGACGGCAACATTGCCAAGCTCATAAAAGATAATTTCAAGTTGCATTGCCGCCTAAACCACCTCAATGAGCAAAAGATAAAACTAGACTCTAGTCTCTTCAAAGTACCAAAAGTCCAGCTTACGATGTTCTAA
- a CDS encoding carboxypeptidase-like regulatory domain-containing protein — protein MTKSLLILFLTLFTGLHGFSQNSFSIMGVVRDQKESLPGAGIFLSGYQVSTVADNEGKFKISNLKPGNYDLLVQMVGYLPYSKSVIISDKSVQVELVLKESTTVLNEVVIHADPNRAKYIKQFKEYFIGTTPNAAQCKILNPQVLNIDYDATKSLLTIKTSDFLVIENKALGYRIKYMLDYFEYNSRTRIIYFSGHPFFEELKGPGAKMKKYIDKREVAYYGSSQHFFRSLYQGKAKEEGFIINKMVKIPNPYRYPDSIIYKNLTRLKTPGKSSTITKNTPPRDSAMISFWLKQQDMPKTIDCLDRTELSADNLIHTYNQNLKSLDCTGSLAISYTRERESLEYSKTGFWIFRPLDVPDYEISVANLMQGSIRFYENGGIYDSRAMLYEGFWAYEKVGDMVPMDYIPLSKK, from the coding sequence ATGACAAAATCCCTGTTGATATTATTCCTGACCTTATTTACAGGGCTGCATGGCTTCTCTCAAAACTCGTTTTCGATAATGGGTGTTGTTAGGGATCAAAAAGAAAGTTTACCGGGTGCCGGTATATTTTTAAGTGGTTACCAGGTATCCACTGTAGCCGATAATGAAGGTAAATTTAAAATCAGCAACCTCAAACCCGGCAATTACGATCTTTTGGTACAAATGGTGGGCTATCTTCCCTATTCAAAGAGCGTAATCATATCCGACAAATCGGTTCAGGTTGAGCTGGTTTTAAAGGAAAGCACTACGGTTTTAAATGAGGTGGTTATCCATGCCGACCCAAATAGGGCAAAATACATTAAACAATTTAAAGAGTATTTTATCGGCACAACCCCAAATGCCGCACAATGTAAAATATTAAATCCGCAGGTATTAAACATTGATTACGATGCAACCAAAAGCTTGCTTACCATAAAAACGTCTGATTTTTTAGTTATAGAAAATAAGGCATTAGGCTATCGCATAAAATATATGCTCGATTATTTTGAGTACAATTCCAGAACACGGATCATTTATTTTTCGGGCCATCCATTTTTTGAAGAATTAAAAGGTCCAGGGGCAAAAATGAAAAAGTATATCGATAAACGTGAAGTAGCCTATTATGGATCGTCGCAGCACTTTTTCAGATCTCTCTACCAAGGGAAAGCTAAAGAAGAAGGATTTATTATCAACAAAATGGTTAAAATACCAAATCCTTATCGATATCCTGATAGTATCATTTATAAAAACCTGACCAGGTTAAAAACCCCAGGAAAATCAAGCACCATCACCAAAAACACTCCTCCAAGAGATAGTGCCATGATTTCCTTTTGGTTAAAGCAACAGGACATGCCAAAAACGATAGACTGTCTGGATCGTACCGAACTCTCGGCCGACAACCTGATACACACCTATAACCAGAACCTAAAATCGTTGGACTGTACCGGGTCATTGGCGATAAGTTATACTCGGGAAAGGGAATCGCTGGAATATTCTAAAACCGGCTTCTGGATCTTCCGTCCGCTCGATGTTCCTGATTATGAAATCTCTGTAGCCAATTTAATGCAGGGATCAATACGTTTTTACGAAAATGGCGGTATCTACGACTCCAGAGCCATGTTGTATGAAGGTTTTTGGGCATATGAGAAAGTAGGCGATATGGTTCCAATGGATTACATTCCCCTGTCAAAAAAATAG